The following proteins are encoded in a genomic region of Reichenbachiella sp.:
- a CDS encoding DUF1684 domain-containing protein: MRNKTYFLAVCMLVLVACEPKQKSLSYEEFITNDRNETHEFMNESEDSPFAGADSTIRLNYYPPNVSFKVIAEIERIEKGGQLTLGTSDGVPRIYNKHAFLNFELDQEPLRLLVLKGEDNDGLFLGFADLTNDDTTYGGGRYINLNFSDQADKITLDFNLAYNPYCEYNAKYSCPLPPVENYLKVAIEAGEKLYK; encoded by the coding sequence ATGAGAAACAAAACCTATTTTTTGGCAGTATGTATGCTGGTTTTGGTGGCATGTGAGCCAAAACAAAAATCTTTATCCTATGAGGAGTTTATCACCAACGATCGTAATGAAACGCATGAGTTTATGAATGAGTCAGAGGATTCTCCTTTTGCAGGAGCGGACTCTACAATTCGGTTGAATTATTATCCCCCCAACGTTTCATTTAAAGTCATTGCTGAAATTGAAAGAATAGAAAAAGGCGGTCAGTTGACTTTAGGAACTTCTGATGGTGTACCAAGGATATATAATAAGCACGCTTTTTTAAATTTTGAGCTGGATCAGGAACCTCTGCGATTGTTGGTGCTGAAAGGTGAAGATAATGATGGCCTATTTTTAGGTTTTGCTGATTTGACTAATGACGACACCACCTATGGCGGCGGTCGATACATCAACCTCAACTTCTCAGATCAGGCAGATAAGATCACTTTAGATTTCAATTTGGCTTACAATCCATATTGTGAATACAATGCGAAGTATTCTTGCCCTTTGCCGCCAGTAGAAAATTATTTAAAAGTGGCTATTGAAGCAGGAGAAAAGCTGTATAAGTAG
- the radC gene encoding RadC family protein: MYSSESLSIKQWAEEDRPREKLIIKGKASLSEAELIAILIGSGTPKISAVDLAKTILAATGNDLNELAKLSLADLKKFNGIGEAKAIAIISALELGRRRKETEVVKKPKVSSSSDAYHYLKPHLMDLDHEQFWVLYLNRANQIIKPEMISAGGVSGTVVDAKLVFKKALEVLASGVILAHNHPSGNLQPSNQDVQLTKKIKAAGQTLDIPVLDHIIFTDDGYFSFTDESMM; this comes from the coding sequence ATGTATAGTTCAGAAAGTCTGTCCATCAAACAATGGGCGGAAGAAGACAGGCCTAGAGAAAAATTAATTATAAAAGGCAAAGCATCGCTTTCAGAAGCTGAATTGATTGCCATATTGATAGGTTCAGGTACTCCGAAAATCTCAGCAGTCGACCTGGCCAAAACCATATTAGCAGCCACAGGTAATGATTTGAATGAATTGGCTAAGCTTTCTTTAGCTGACTTGAAGAAATTTAATGGCATTGGCGAAGCCAAAGCGATTGCGATCATCAGTGCCCTGGAATTGGGGCGGAGGAGGAAAGAAACTGAGGTGGTCAAAAAGCCCAAAGTAAGTTCGTCTTCTGATGCTTATCATTACCTCAAACCTCATTTGATGGACTTAGATCATGAGCAGTTTTGGGTGCTCTATCTAAATAGGGCTAATCAAATTATTAAACCTGAAATGATTAGCGCCGGTGGTGTGTCAGGAACTGTTGTGGATGCCAAGCTTGTATTTAAAAAGGCCCTGGAAGTACTGGCCTCAGGTGTGATCTTAGCTCATAATCACCCATCAGGAAACTTGCAACCCAGTAATCAGGATGTCCAGTTGACGAAAAAAATTAAAGCTGCCGGTCAAACATTAGATATTCCTGTTCTTGATCATATTATTTTCACTGATGACGGCTATTTTAGCTTCACGGATGAATCTATGATGTGA
- the rpsT gene encoding 30S ribosomal protein S20 — translation MANHKSALKRIRSNEAKRLRNRYQHKTTRTFIKRLKDSTNKAEAEELLKKVVGMIDKLAKNNIIHKNKAANQKSKLTKLVASL, via the coding sequence ATGGCGAATCATAAATCGGCTTTAAAGAGAATCAGATCAAACGAGGCTAAAAGGCTAAGAAACAGGTATCAGCACAAAACAACTAGAACTTTCATCAAGAGATTGAAGGATTCTACGAACAAGGCTGAGGCTGAAGAACTATTGAAAAAAGTAGTTGGGATGATCGATAAGTTGGCTAAAAACAACATCATCCACAAGAACAAAGCAGCTAACCAAAAGTCAAAACTGACTAAGTTAGTAGCTTCTCTATAA
- a CDS encoding serine hydrolase domain-containing protein, giving the protein MSRLFFLFLISLATPFTLVSQQQKSDTLNYISPTQLNLDSAQLYAGIDSIITQALDSNAFPGCQILLAKEGHIFYYESFGYHTYDSIQKVRNTDLYDLASITKITATTLALMKLYEEGKLELDQTLGFYFPYLAKSNKADLTIRKVLAHQSRLKNWIPYYSESQRRNGKYKRKTIAADSSAAFPYRIPGSDLFLYKDFKEDRIYKMIRKSDLYDKEDYVYSGLAFYLFPELIERLSGISFEQYLVDNFYKPIGAKSLGFDPLKRYDLNEIVPSEVDTFFRMNKLHGVVHDEGAAVMLGVSGNAGLFSNAYDLAKVYQMLLNGGIYGNRQYLKPETIFEFTRCQYCEKDNRRGLGFDKPLIEYDSIKTSVAKLASPNSYGHSGYTGTLVWADPDNQLLFIFLANRVYPSRTNRKIYQLNIRPRIHDLVYGLLVEENE; this is encoded by the coding sequence TTGAGTCGTTTGTTTTTTTTATTCCTTATTTCGCTGGCTACGCCATTCACACTCGTATCTCAACAGCAAAAAAGTGACACACTGAATTACATCTCTCCTACCCAACTCAATCTGGATTCAGCTCAACTCTATGCTGGCATAGATTCAATCATCACCCAAGCACTTGACTCCAATGCATTTCCAGGATGTCAAATTCTTCTGGCCAAAGAAGGTCATATCTTTTATTACGAATCATTTGGCTATCACACTTACGACAGCATCCAAAAGGTAAGAAACACAGACTTATACGATCTAGCCTCTATTACCAAAATCACAGCTACCACATTGGCTTTGATGAAACTATATGAAGAAGGTAAGCTGGAGTTAGACCAGACCCTGGGGTTCTATTTCCCCTATTTAGCTAAATCTAACAAGGCTGACCTGACTATTCGAAAAGTCCTCGCCCATCAGTCCAGACTCAAAAACTGGATTCCTTATTATTCGGAATCTCAACGAAGAAATGGCAAGTACAAAAGAAAAACTATTGCTGCAGACTCTTCTGCAGCGTTCCCTTATCGCATCCCGGGCTCCGACCTTTTCCTATACAAAGACTTCAAAGAAGATAGAATTTACAAGATGATCAGAAAATCTGATCTGTACGATAAGGAAGATTATGTCTATTCGGGGTTAGCCTTTTATCTATTTCCAGAATTGATCGAGAGACTTTCGGGTATTTCATTCGAACAGTATCTAGTCGACAATTTTTACAAACCCATAGGCGCAAAAAGTCTAGGATTTGACCCCTTGAAAAGATATGATTTAAACGAAATTGTTCCTTCCGAAGTGGATACTTTCTTTCGTATGAACAAACTTCATGGTGTGGTGCACGATGAAGGTGCTGCTGTCATGCTAGGCGTATCCGGCAATGCAGGACTCTTTAGCAATGCCTATGATTTGGCCAAAGTCTACCAAATGCTACTCAATGGTGGGATCTATGGTAATAGGCAGTATTTAAAACCAGAAACGATATTCGAGTTCACCAGATGCCAATATTGCGAAAAGGATAATCGCAGAGGATTGGGTTTTGATAAACCTCTGATAGAGTATGACAGCATCAAAACCAGTGTCGCCAAGCTCGCTAGCCCGAATAGTTATGGCCATTCTGGCTACACAGGCACATTAGTCTGGGCTGATCCAGACAATCAACTTTTGTTCATTTTTCTAGCCAACAGAGTGTACCCTTCTAGAACCAACAGAAAAATCTATCAATTAAATATTAGACCTAGAATACACGATTTGGTATATGGTTTGTTAGTTGAAGAAAACGAATGA
- a CDS encoding OmpA family protein produces MNIKNALFLFFFVISFNSFCQIEIFSEQISLDSIINSTSDEPNVVLSPDGQTLYFTRKNHPHNAGGSKDQGDIWMSEKNENGAWTQAYNLKEINDERSNHIIGFLDSGRTLLLSNDNKLAVTYFNNGQWTTPKPFNIPYLNSKSKELTASVSADGKHILFGMESFGNYGVEDLYLSRMKPDGSWTSPKNLGAAINTQNQEITPFLAADNKTLFFSSNGHEGEGSFDIFMSTRLDDTWQKWSKPVNLGPKINTKGRERSFTFLLDDEYAYLSSTQNSDGYGDIKKVKIAPEISPIEIIEDTVQVIDIVEEEKIIAISGIVKDKKTNETIIGAEVYVTTEPLNKEFKTLTNSQGAFNLTVDEGNNYIVKVKAFRYLSAEAVVTDASLLNNEQLTFSLEPIIEGNTVTLDHVLFEQGKAVLIQGSEKELDLVVEMMKYNPDVSIFLSGHTDNQGKASLNIALSEDRVQTVMKYLVAQGVNKRRISGKGFGGTKPIASNASAETRKLNRRVEFTVHKIKK; encoded by the coding sequence ATGAATATAAAAAACGCGCTATTTCTTTTTTTCTTTGTTATCAGTTTTAACTCATTCTGTCAAATAGAAATATTCTCCGAGCAAATTTCTCTTGATTCGATCATTAATAGCACTTCTGACGAACCCAATGTAGTATTAAGCCCAGATGGACAGACTCTTTATTTCACGAGAAAGAACCACCCACACAATGCCGGAGGCAGCAAAGATCAGGGAGACATCTGGATGAGCGAAAAAAATGAAAATGGAGCATGGACCCAAGCTTATAACCTCAAAGAAATTAATGACGAGCGAAGCAATCACATCATTGGATTTCTAGACTCTGGTAGAACATTGCTTCTTAGCAATGACAATAAATTAGCAGTTACCTATTTCAACAATGGCCAATGGACCACTCCCAAACCGTTCAACATCCCGTATTTGAACTCTAAATCCAAAGAGCTCACGGCTAGTGTTTCAGCTGATGGCAAACATATACTCTTCGGCATGGAATCCTTTGGCAATTATGGGGTTGAAGACCTATATCTTTCGCGTATGAAGCCAGACGGCTCTTGGACAAGTCCGAAGAATCTAGGCGCTGCGATAAACACACAAAATCAAGAAATCACTCCCTTTCTTGCAGCAGACAATAAAACACTTTTCTTTTCTTCGAATGGCCATGAAGGTGAGGGTAGTTTTGACATATTTATGTCTACCAGGCTCGATGATACTTGGCAAAAATGGAGCAAACCAGTAAACCTAGGGCCTAAAATCAACACCAAAGGCCGAGAAAGATCATTCACTTTTCTTTTAGACGATGAATACGCTTATTTGTCCAGTACACAAAACAGCGATGGTTACGGCGATATTAAGAAAGTGAAAATTGCTCCGGAGATTTCTCCAATTGAAATTATAGAAGATACTGTTCAAGTGATCGACATAGTAGAAGAAGAGAAAATCATTGCGATTAGCGGGATAGTCAAAGACAAAAAGACAAATGAGACAATTATAGGCGCTGAGGTATACGTAACTACAGAACCTCTAAACAAAGAATTCAAAACTTTAACTAATTCTCAAGGAGCATTTAATCTGACCGTAGATGAGGGAAATAACTATATCGTAAAAGTGAAAGCCTTTCGGTACCTATCGGCTGAAGCTGTGGTGACGGATGCCTCGTTACTAAACAACGAGCAGTTAACTTTTAGTCTTGAACCTATCATAGAAGGCAACACAGTAACATTAGACCATGTATTGTTTGAGCAAGGCAAGGCTGTTTTAATTCAAGGATCCGAAAAAGAGCTCGACCTGGTAGTCGAGATGATGAAATACAATCCTGACGTTTCTATTTTCTTATCAGGCCACACCGACAATCAAGGTAAAGCCTCTTTGAACATAGCTCTTAGTGAAGACCGAGTGCAAACGGTAATGAAATACTTAGTGGCTCAGGGAGTGAACAAAAGGAGAATTTCAGGGAAGGGTTTTGGAGGCACAAAGCCTATTGCGAGCAATGCCAGCGCGGAGACACGGAAACTAAATCGAAGAGTGGAATTTACCGTCCATAAAATCAAGAAATAA
- a CDS encoding peptidase M61, protein MKKLLLVVMAMSIGLASQALPDDQYVYTLDLTIVKNDKVQVVLIPPKIKESEITFYMPKIIPGTYSVADYGRFIEDFKALDKKGNELKVERTSDNSWKISKANKMSKVTYWVKDSYDNDVDGPGIFEPAGTNIEEGENFVINSAGFFGYFENMTRQPFKFNVIRDSKMYGSTGLIALSTGQSMETSLDMSEIKTENKEAEVDTYLTESYDHLVDNPLMYCEPDTSIINVAGAEVLISSYSPGQVVKSEEVKGAIEQILMAQKEYLGGELPVDKYAFICYFTERPVRSIGALEHSYSSLYSMRNQPIESMIGMFNRFAAHEFFHIVTPLNIHSQEIHQFDFNEPKMSKHLWLYEGITEFFAGNVQVKYGIISQEEYFLALQDKMVNATTRFNDSLAFTDLSKYTLDKYPDQYGNVYEKGALIGMCLDLKLRSLSEGKYGVQNMMFDLAEKFGKDQAFDDEELFDIIAAMTYPEIREFFTTYVEGTTPLPYAEFLELAGVDYKYSETRKEVNLGLTPGSYGYNPETSRVFIANAEGLNDFGKAFGLKNGDVLVGINGNEIPLRGIMAFTQGVREEMKVGDEFTYSVMRQGEDGSESKVDLTAEVVEVDVEYYHILSLKEEPTESQLAVRNGWLSKDE, encoded by the coding sequence ATGAAAAAATTACTATTAGTAGTGATGGCTATGTCTATTGGATTAGCCTCACAAGCTCTTCCCGATGATCAATACGTTTATACTTTAGATCTCACCATAGTTAAAAACGATAAAGTACAGGTTGTTCTTATACCTCCTAAAATCAAGGAGTCGGAGATCACTTTTTATATGCCGAAGATTATTCCAGGTACGTATTCTGTCGCAGACTATGGTCGCTTTATTGAAGACTTTAAAGCGTTAGATAAAAAAGGGAATGAATTGAAAGTAGAACGAACTTCTGATAATTCCTGGAAAATCTCGAAGGCCAATAAGATGAGCAAAGTCACTTATTGGGTGAAAGATTCTTACGACAATGATGTAGATGGCCCCGGGATATTCGAGCCAGCTGGAACTAACATCGAAGAAGGAGAAAATTTCGTCATCAATTCGGCTGGCTTTTTTGGCTATTTCGAAAACATGACTCGGCAGCCATTTAAATTCAATGTGATCCGGGATTCAAAGATGTATGGTTCAACTGGCTTAATAGCTTTGAGCACTGGACAATCGATGGAAACCAGCCTTGATATGAGCGAAATCAAAACAGAAAATAAAGAGGCTGAAGTAGATACTTATCTGACAGAAAGTTACGATCATCTGGTGGATAATCCTTTGATGTATTGCGAGCCAGATACCAGTATCATTAACGTAGCTGGTGCTGAGGTGCTTATCTCTTCTTACTCGCCAGGACAAGTGGTGAAGTCAGAAGAAGTGAAAGGAGCGATAGAACAAATATTGATGGCCCAAAAAGAATATTTGGGAGGGGAATTACCAGTGGATAAGTATGCTTTTATTTGCTATTTCACTGAAAGACCTGTGCGATCGATTGGTGCTTTAGAGCATTCTTACTCTTCACTGTATTCTATGAGAAATCAACCCATTGAGTCAATGATTGGTATGTTTAATCGTTTTGCAGCTCATGAATTTTTTCATATCGTTACTCCATTGAACATCCATTCACAGGAGATTCACCAGTTTGATTTCAACGAACCTAAAATGTCGAAGCATTTATGGTTATACGAAGGGATTACGGAGTTTTTCGCTGGCAATGTGCAGGTGAAGTACGGGATCATATCCCAAGAAGAGTATTTTCTAGCGTTGCAAGACAAAATGGTGAATGCAACTACCAGATTCAATGACTCCCTGGCATTTACAGATTTGAGTAAATATACACTGGACAAATACCCGGACCAGTATGGCAATGTTTATGAGAAAGGGGCACTCATAGGCATGTGTTTAGATCTGAAGCTCAGAAGTCTATCAGAGGGTAAATATGGTGTTCAGAATATGATGTTCGATTTGGCAGAGAAATTTGGCAAGGATCAGGCTTTTGATGACGAAGAATTATTCGACATTATTGCGGCCATGACTTATCCAGAAATTAGAGAGTTTTTCACGACTTATGTCGAAGGCACAACGCCATTGCCATATGCTGAATTTCTCGAATTGGCCGGTGTAGACTATAAATATTCTGAAACAAGGAAGGAAGTGAACTTGGGATTGACGCCAGGTTCGTATGGGTACAATCCAGAAACCAGCCGCGTTTTTATAGCGAATGCAGAAGGATTGAATGATTTTGGAAAGGCATTTGGATTAAAAAATGGTGATGTATTGGTGGGTATTAATGGAAATGAGATACCTTTGAGAGGAATCATGGCATTCACTCAAGGTGTGAGAGAAGAAATGAAGGTAGGAGATGAGTTTACCTATTCCGTGATGAGGCAAGGAGAAGACGGTTCGGAATCAAAAGTAGATTTGACCGCAGAAGTAGTAGAAGTAGATGTAGAGTACTATCATATACTTTCGTTGAAAGAGGAGCCTACCGAATCACAACTAGCCGTCAGAAATGGCTGGCTATCCAAAGACGAATAA
- a CDS encoding YceI family protein, with product MKKAFTILSFFLLGTTAWSQPLTLDKNKSNLEISGTSSLHDWVSKVEEFQANADLNEGKVSKIRFEAVVKSIKSGKSGMDGNTYKALNEKEYPKITFKADQLDIKGNQLVGKGQLTIAGKTNEIPIDLTFSNASEASVKGSIKLKMTDYGVTPPTAVFGTIKTGDEVTIQFNFTLKNT from the coding sequence ATGAAAAAAGCATTCACCATATTGTCATTTTTCCTTTTGGGAACTACGGCATGGAGTCAACCTTTGACACTGGATAAAAACAAGAGTAATTTGGAAATTTCGGGCACTTCATCGTTGCATGATTGGGTCTCAAAAGTAGAAGAATTTCAAGCCAATGCGGATTTAAATGAAGGCAAGGTATCTAAGATTAGATTCGAAGCTGTTGTGAAATCTATCAAAAGTGGAAAGTCTGGAATGGATGGCAATACCTACAAAGCATTGAACGAAAAGGAATATCCGAAGATTACTTTCAAAGCCGATCAACTGGATATAAAAGGAAATCAACTAGTGGGAAAAGGTCAATTGACTATTGCCGGAAAAACCAATGAAATACCCATCGATCTAACCTTTTCTAATGCTTCCGAAGCTTCGGTCAAAGGAAGTATCAAATTAAAAATGACCGATTATGGAGTAACTCCACCAACTGCAGTGTTTGGTACCATCAAAACAGGAGATGAGGTTACTATTCAATTCAATTTTACGCTAAAGAACACTTAA
- a CDS encoding VOC family protein: MDGKLIYGIQQIGVGVDDAEKGFEWYAKTLGADLCIFDDDNEATFMAKYMGGEPREKRAILAMNAQGGSGYEIWQHTGRTPLTIEEPVQIGDLGINIAKIKSQDIQKSYDRLKAKGVTVCTEINEEPDGSKGFYIKDPWDNILHIKEFDSWLKKSKFDVGGICGATLGVSDIDQSLKLYADILGYNQVIYDETGTFNDLKGLNNGEGKFRRVLLTHIKDRTGGFYPLLGDGQIELIQALDRTPKKLFEGRFWGDIGFIHLCFDIRNMNALVEECKEKNYPFQVLSSEHFDMGDANGHWGYIEDNDGTLVEFVETHKVPLIKKLNWSIKLKNRNPHKPLPGFILKAMAITKRKKFD; this comes from the coding sequence ATGGACGGAAAGTTGATTTATGGAATTCAGCAGATTGGTGTAGGTGTAGATGATGCTGAAAAAGGTTTTGAATGGTATGCTAAAACCTTGGGTGCCGATCTATGTATTTTTGATGATGACAATGAAGCCACCTTTATGGCCAAATACATGGGCGGAGAACCCCGTGAAAAAAGAGCCATTCTCGCCATGAATGCTCAAGGTGGCAGTGGCTATGAAATATGGCAACACACAGGCCGAACACCACTCACCATAGAAGAACCGGTGCAGATTGGTGATTTGGGAATCAACATAGCCAAGATAAAATCTCAGGATATTCAAAAGAGCTATGACCGATTAAAGGCTAAAGGAGTAACAGTATGTACTGAAATAAATGAGGAGCCGGATGGATCCAAAGGATTTTATATCAAAGACCCGTGGGACAACATTCTTCATATCAAAGAATTTGATTCATGGCTCAAAAAATCAAAATTTGATGTAGGTGGCATTTGCGGAGCTACTCTTGGCGTGTCCGACATAGATCAATCACTGAAACTCTACGCAGATATTCTCGGCTACAATCAAGTGATCTACGACGAAACAGGGACATTTAATGACCTTAAAGGCTTGAACAACGGAGAAGGAAAGTTCAGAAGGGTATTGCTCACACACATCAAAGACCGAACAGGTGGATTTTACCCTTTGCTGGGAGACGGACAGATTGAGCTCATTCAAGCCTTGGACCGCACGCCAAAGAAACTATTTGAAGGAAGATTCTGGGGAGATATCGGATTTATTCATTTGTGTTTTGATATTAGAAACATGAATGCTCTGGTAGAAGAATGTAAAGAAAAGAACTACCCTTTTCAGGTGCTAAGTTCTGAGCATTTTGATATGGGAGATGCCAACGGCCATTGGGGTTATATTGAAGATAATGATGGTACTCTTGTGGAATTTGTAGAAACTCATAAAGTTCCGCTGATTAAAAAACTCAACTGGAGTATTAAATTGAAAAACAGAAACCCACACAAACCTCTTCCTGGCTTTATATTGAAGGCCATGGCTATTACCAAAAGAAAAAAATTCGACTAA
- a CDS encoding PhnA domain-containing protein — protein MSIEKELQKRSDSKCELCSAANNLAPYTVEPKSGDHAEECAYLCDVCQSQINRTTEVDTNHWRCLNDSMWNTNPAVQVLAWRMLSRLKGEGWPQDLLDMLYLDESTASWARATDEGEDEADKIIHKDSNGATLEAGDSVVLIKDLNVKGANFTAKRGTAVRNISLVYDNAEQIEGKVNGQQIVILTKFVKK, from the coding sequence ATGAGTATCGAAAAAGAGCTTCAGAAAAGAAGCGATTCCAAATGCGAGTTGTGTAGCGCAGCCAATAATTTAGCTCCTTATACTGTAGAACCTAAATCTGGCGATCACGCGGAAGAATGCGCTTATTTATGCGATGTGTGCCAGTCACAAATAAATAGAACAACAGAGGTTGACACCAATCACTGGCGATGTCTCAACGACAGCATGTGGAATACCAATCCAGCCGTTCAGGTTTTGGCCTGGCGAATGCTCTCAAGACTGAAAGGAGAAGGCTGGCCTCAAGATCTGCTGGATATGCTATACTTGGACGAAAGTACAGCATCCTGGGCCAGAGCTACTGACGAAGGAGAAGACGAAGCGGATAAAATCATACATAAAGATAGCAATGGGGCTACTTTGGAGGCAGGTGACAGCGTAGTGCTTATCAAAGACTTGAACGTAAAAGGAGCTAATTTCACAGCCAAAAGAGGCACTGCCGTTCGTAATATCTCTTTAGTTTATGACAATGCTGAACAAATTGAAGGAAAAGTAAACGGTCAGCAAATCGTGATCCTAACCAAGTTTGTGAAAAAGTAA
- a CDS encoding acyl-CoA thioesterase, with the protein MKFHTRKWVKPEDLNPNQTLFGGKLLAWIDEEAALYGAIQLENQKVVTKFMSEINFLSSARQGDIVEIGIEPIKFGRTSLELNCEVRNKMTRETIITVERIVLVNIGTDGKPTPHGKTEIEYVKDRLAEG; encoded by the coding sequence ATGAAATTTCATACAAGAAAGTGGGTAAAGCCCGAAGACCTAAACCCAAATCAAACTTTATTCGGTGGTAAACTTCTAGCCTGGATTGATGAGGAAGCGGCTCTTTATGGAGCGATACAGTTAGAAAATCAAAAAGTGGTGACCAAGTTTATGTCAGAGATCAACTTTTTAAGTTCGGCACGCCAAGGAGATATAGTTGAAATTGGGATTGAGCCTATCAAGTTTGGTCGGACGTCGCTTGAACTTAATTGTGAAGTGAGAAACAAGATGACTCGGGAGACAATTATTACTGTAGAAAGGATTGTCCTTGTGAATATTGGAACTGACGGCAAGCCAACTCCTCATGGAAAGACTGAAATCGAATATGTGAAGGATCGTTTGGCTGAAGGTTGA
- a CDS encoding SGNH/GDSL hydrolase family protein has product MKYFIGSLFTLPLLPILYLQGRRVKQTIPDLPEAIEPAGVSGLTSDQCIEVLVVGESTMAGVGVETHREGFAGTLAHELSDRLNLYVKWRVQAKSGITVSRVSKELLAELDENNWDLVVIGIGGNDAFKLNNPVRWKAQTRSLIQDLNGKFGNVPIVFTNMPPIKEFPAFTPLMKWTIGNLVEILGESLKQVVAEFENVYYSSEIISIETWSKKYNLSEDIGLYFSDGVHPSKLTYQTLARQSAEFIEKNGILKLESVNSTNQ; this is encoded by the coding sequence GTGAAATATTTCATAGGTTCGCTATTCACTTTGCCTTTATTACCAATATTATATCTCCAAGGAAGAAGGGTTAAACAGACAATTCCAGACTTACCAGAAGCCATAGAGCCAGCAGGGGTCAGTGGGTTGACATCGGATCAATGTATTGAGGTTCTAGTTGTGGGAGAAAGTACAATGGCAGGGGTGGGAGTAGAGACGCATCGAGAGGGGTTTGCTGGAACATTAGCTCATGAGTTGTCTGATAGACTTAATCTATACGTCAAGTGGAGGGTGCAAGCCAAAAGCGGAATCACGGTAAGTAGAGTTTCAAAAGAATTGCTGGCAGAGCTAGATGAAAATAATTGGGATTTGGTGGTTATTGGAATTGGCGGTAATGATGCCTTCAAACTCAATAACCCTGTTCGTTGGAAGGCGCAAACCCGGTCTCTCATTCAGGATTTGAATGGCAAATTTGGTAACGTACCTATAGTGTTTACAAACATGCCTCCTATTAAAGAGTTTCCTGCTTTTACTCCGCTGATGAAGTGGACGATCGGGAATCTGGTGGAAATATTAGGCGAATCATTAAAACAGGTAGTTGCTGAATTTGAAAACGTGTACTATTCTTCTGAGATTATTAGCATTGAGACTTGGTCCAAAAAATACAACCTGTCTGAAGATATTGGACTTTACTTTAGTGATGGTGTACATCCTTCAAAATTGACTTACCAAACGCTGGCGAGACAGTCGGCTGAGTTTATTGAGAAAAATGGAATTTTGAAATTAGAATCTGTAAATTCAACGAATCAGTAA
- a CDS encoding DUF2721 domain-containing protein, protein MQLEISTPALLFPAITLLLLAYTNRFLALATLIRNLHAKYQQTKTQHVLVGQIKNLRVRLNMVRRMQAFGVLSFLLTVACMFALFREGFILANYLFGGSLLSLITSLIFSLIEIQMSTKALNIELSDMEG, encoded by the coding sequence TTGCAGTTAGAAATCTCTACACCGGCCCTATTGTTTCCGGCGATTACGCTATTGCTGCTGGCTTACACCAATCGATTCTTGGCGCTGGCCACGCTTATCAGAAATCTGCATGCAAAATATCAACAAACTAAAACTCAACATGTGCTTGTTGGGCAAATAAAAAATCTCAGGGTACGGTTGAATATGGTTCGTCGGATGCAGGCTTTTGGTGTGCTAAGTTTTCTTCTTACTGTGGCCTGCATGTTTGCTTTATTTAGAGAAGGCTTTATCTTGGCCAATTACCTTTTTGGTGGGAGTTTGCTTTCACTCATCACTTCACTCATCTTTTCATTGATAGAAATTCAGATGTCTACTAAGGCACTCAATATAGAATTGAGTGATATGGAGGGATGA
- a CDS encoding response regulator codes for MADKIKLLYVDDEAANLNVFRIAFKRRYNVTTCESAAEGLKLMEEDKFDVIISDHRMPEMTGVELLEKVGELYPDMVRIIISEYVNDEIIRNAIKKFGFTGSVGKPWDADELVALIENK; via the coding sequence ATGGCAGATAAGATCAAATTGCTGTATGTGGATGATGAAGCAGCTAACCTAAATGTTTTCAGAATTGCCTTCAAAAGAAGGTACAATGTCACTACATGTGAAAGTGCAGCAGAAGGACTCAAACTAATGGAAGAAGATAAGTTTGATGTAATTATATCTGATCATCGCATGCCTGAAATGACAGGTGTGGAGCTACTTGAAAAAGTGGGTGAGCTATATCCTGATATGGTGAGAATTATCATTTCTGAATATGTAAATGATGAGATCATTCGAAACGCAATCAAAAAATTTGGTTTTACTGGAAGCGTAGGAAAACCATGGGATGCGGATGAGTTGGTCGCTCTTATCGAAAATAAATAA